From Solwaraspora sp. WMMD1047, the proteins below share one genomic window:
- a CDS encoding glycosyltransferase family 2 protein — MLREQAHVASAVRWFTSLLELPGTTLTIVTTEREARERDLLVQRLLGRHAGAISARQFPQLSPTSLRELNAARRRAPGGVLRRPEVESILGRVRLTCDVVAAQMAAPQYEGLRIRHVHYPGQGRKAAQVNYAVAQLDGAAGDYVAVYDVDSRPTVTLLRQTVEWIDRRSRAGGSPPAVVQQSARFWISEDPGAGWQRSICRGAARLQTLWTLRREIPSLRRYGWATRHRTGLAPLDALARGLAQTVGHGLLVRLDVYREVGGLPEFSVLDDLPFGYRLTVEGVPVDVLPFTTTAAAPDRITDLVATQARWFGSYLDYLACMRAARDGGHGGAADRIAALGVGIYRGAAWLMASPVTATCAVLVAGRSPAVVRAVAGAGLWLGCVTPVRMLAAAEGRTPGIAEQTRDSAGLLAAYLLTSIGPVTALVRAATHGLPTDFAPKTHHRSAPKETTS, encoded by the coding sequence TTGCTGCGTGAGCAAGCGCATGTCGCCTCGGCGGTGCGGTGGTTCACCTCGCTGCTGGAACTACCCGGAACCACGCTGACGATCGTGACGACCGAGCGGGAGGCGCGTGAGCGTGACCTGCTCGTCCAACGGCTCCTGGGGCGACATGCCGGCGCCATCTCCGCGCGACAGTTCCCTCAGCTGTCGCCTACCTCGCTGCGGGAACTCAACGCGGCCCGAAGACGCGCACCCGGTGGGGTGCTTCGCCGGCCAGAGGTGGAGAGCATCCTCGGCCGGGTACGGCTGACCTGTGATGTCGTTGCCGCGCAGATGGCCGCACCTCAGTACGAGGGCCTGAGGATTCGGCATGTGCACTATCCCGGGCAGGGTCGTAAAGCGGCTCAGGTCAACTATGCCGTCGCCCAGCTCGACGGCGCGGCCGGCGACTACGTCGCTGTTTACGATGTCGATTCCCGGCCGACCGTGACGCTGCTGCGGCAGACCGTGGAATGGATCGACCGGAGATCGCGAGCCGGCGGATCTCCACCCGCTGTGGTGCAGCAGTCGGCCCGCTTCTGGATCAGCGAAGACCCAGGCGCCGGTTGGCAGCGCTCGATCTGCCGAGGCGCCGCTCGGCTCCAGACCCTGTGGACCTTACGGCGGGAGATCCCCTCGTTGCGCCGCTACGGGTGGGCCACCCGCCACCGGACCGGGCTTGCGCCACTGGACGCGCTGGCCCGAGGGCTGGCGCAGACCGTCGGTCACGGGCTACTGGTCCGGCTGGATGTTTATCGAGAGGTCGGCGGGCTGCCGGAGTTCAGCGTGCTGGACGACCTGCCGTTCGGTTACCGCCTCACCGTCGAGGGCGTACCTGTCGACGTCTTGCCGTTCACCACCACGGCCGCCGCACCGGATCGAATCACCGATCTGGTCGCCACGCAGGCCCGCTGGTTCGGCAGCTACCTCGACTACCTGGCCTGCATGCGGGCGGCGCGGGACGGCGGCCACGGCGGCGCGGCCGACCGGATCGCCGCCCTCGGAGTGGGTATTTACCGGGGTGCGGCGTGGCTGATGGCCAGCCCGGTCACGGCGACGTGTGCCGTGCTCGTGGCAGGCAGATCTCCGGCGGTGGTGCGTGCCGTGGCCGGCGCCGGGCTGTGGCTGGGCTGCGTGACACCGGTGCGGATGCTGGCCGCCGCCGAGGGCCGCACGCCGGGCATCGCCGAGCAGACCCGCGACAGCGCCGGCCTGCTGGCCGCCTATCTGCTCACCAGCATTGGGCCGGTCACCGCCCTCGTCCGCGCCGCGACCCACGGTCTGCCCACGGACTTCGCCCCGAAGACTCATCACCGGAGCGCGCCGAAGGAGACAACATCATGA
- a CDS encoding Gfo/Idh/MocA family oxidoreductase: protein MRVVVVGCGAIAPRWMRAIVADSRLTVAALVDPGAGRARALAEQHDLDAAVVPTLDQALVEGVEVAVNLTPPDLHATVSRAALTAGLHVLTEKPLATSLTDAGDLVRLADRTGRRLLVMRNRGNDPRFARFCELVRAEGRPPFVIAVDVCVELRNPGFRATQRLPVTTDLAVHAFDQTQEIITAPATWAHCVETPIPVLGAHAAITNITIGFGDGSLVSYRGGYLGPGLRTPANGVWRIDGASYAARWEEPQPPQGRAISGASAHRRGVTHLVDALHQVEPTAWPTTTLRSIAMLDAALASAVAGHVVPVAAIPDQP, encoded by the coding sequence ATGAGAGTCGTGGTCGTCGGCTGCGGTGCCATCGCACCCCGCTGGATGCGAGCCATCGTCGCTGACTCCCGCCTGACCGTCGCGGCGCTCGTCGACCCCGGCGCGGGCAGGGCCCGCGCCCTGGCCGAGCAGCACGATCTCGACGCGGCCGTCGTACCTACCCTCGATCAGGCCCTGGTCGAAGGCGTGGAGGTGGCGGTGAACCTCACCCCACCCGACCTGCACGCCACGGTGTCCCGCGCGGCGCTGACAGCCGGGCTGCACGTTCTAACCGAGAAACCTCTGGCGACCAGTCTCACCGACGCCGGGGACCTAGTTCGACTCGCCGACCGGACCGGCCGACGACTGCTGGTGATGCGCAACCGGGGGAACGATCCACGGTTCGCCCGGTTCTGCGAGTTGGTGCGGGCAGAAGGTCGACCGCCGTTCGTGATAGCCGTGGACGTCTGCGTGGAGCTGCGCAATCCCGGATTCCGCGCCACTCAACGGCTTCCCGTCACCACTGATCTCGCCGTCCACGCGTTCGATCAGACACAGGAGATCATCACCGCTCCTGCGACGTGGGCGCACTGCGTCGAGACGCCCATCCCGGTGCTTGGCGCGCACGCCGCGATCACCAACATCACCATCGGCTTCGGCGATGGATCCCTGGTCAGTTACCGAGGCGGTTACCTCGGCCCCGGTCTACGAACCCCCGCCAACGGCGTCTGGCGGATCGACGGGGCGTCCTACGCCGCCCGGTGGGAGGAACCACAGCCGCCACAGGGCCGGGCCATCTCGGGTGCGAGCGCACACCGGCGTGGCGTAACGCACCTGGTTGACGCCTTGCACCAGGTCGAGCCGACCGCCTGGCCGACGACCACGCTGCGCTCGATCGCGATGCTCGACGCCGCTCTCGCCTCGGCCGTAGCTGGTCACGTTGTACCCGTTGCGGCGATCCCGGACCAGCCATGA